Sequence from the bacterium genome:
CGTCAACGTGGCGATCTGGCGGCGGTTCGGTCACGGCCCGTCTTCGGGCGCGGGCAATCTGGAGGTCTGCGCCGCACGCGTGCTGCGGTACGTCATGGCCGCCACCGGTCGACCCGCGGCGGACATCGAGGTGTCGCTCGTCGGTTCGCACGCGCTGCTGACCCGCGGCACCGTGGTGCCGCACCACTTCAGGCTGACCATCGACGGCGCCGACGCCACCGATCAGGTGGATCTGACCGCGGCACTGTCATCCTGGCCCGAGGCGATCGACTGGCACGGCGACGTCCCGAACTCGCTGTACGCCGGTTCGGCCGTGAAGAACGCGCTCGCCCTGGTGGGCACCGAGCCACTGGCGACGCACGTGTCCGCACCGATGGGACTGCCCGGCGGCTACCCGGCGGTCGTCGGATCCGGCACGGTGGAGTTGCGGCTGCCGCCCGACCTCACCGAGCCCGAGGCGGTGGCCATCAACGACAGCGCGGCCCGTTTCGACGGCGTCGAGCGCATCGAGCCCGATGGGACGGTCGTGTACACGGCCGACTCCCGAGCCGCCATGGAGAATCTCGGCTACCGCTGTGAGGCGGTGGAGTTCGACGATCTGTCGAGGCGCTGTGGGGAACTGAAGAACCTCTACCGGCGCCTGACATCGGAGGGGCGCTAGAACGGTGGACTCGGGCAGAACGGCGCCCCGGCGCCGTCGTCGCGGTCCGGCCGCAGCACGGGAAGGAAGAGATGCCTGAGTTCACTCGCAAACCACTCGAGGGGCTGTTGCCACTGATCCCGCTCAGCCTCGACGCCGACGAGCGGATCCACCTCGACGGCGTGCGTCACAGCATCGGCCTGGTGGCCGCCTCGGGGGCACCCGGCTGCATCGTGTTCGGCTCGATGGGGCAGATGACCAATGTGTCGCCCGGCGAGTTCGACGCGGTGTGCGAGACGGCTGTGGCGGCCGGAGGTGAGGCCGGCGTCGCCGTCGTGGTGGGGTCGACGGCCACCTACCAGCAGGAGGCCGTCCGCCGGGCGCGCTACGCCGAGGCCGCCGGCGCCGACGGGTCGATGCTGGCCGCCCCCTACGCCCTGCCGCTCACCCCCGAATGGGCCGCGGACTTCTTCTGTGCGGTGGCCGAGTCGCTGGACGGAGACATGGCGCTGATGCTCTACAACTACTCGCCGCTGAACGCGGTGAACATCTCGGTGAAGATGTGGGAGCGCCTGCTCGAGGTGCCCAACATCAAGGCCATCAAGGAGTCCAACATGGCGCTGCCGCACTTCGACGAGGTGCTGCTGACCATCGGCGAGCGGGTCAACGTGTTCTGTGGCAACGATCCGGCCTTCTTCCACGGCTCGCGGCTGGGAGCGGTCGGCGCCACCGGCATCTTCTGCTGGGCCGGCATGCGGACGGCCACGCGCTTCATCGACGAGTGTCGCAAGGGCAACCACGCCGACCCGTGGGTGCGGCGCGCCTACGAGGCCCTCCAGCAGCTCTCGGCGTCGATCCGCCGACCCGACATGCCGCTGATGCTGAGCTACGAGTACGCCTACTTGAAGGCCGTCGCCGAACTCGGCGGCGCCCGCCCGGGGATGCCCCGCAAGCCCTACGGCCCGTTGCCGGAGTTCGCCGCCGAACGGGTCCGCACGGCGGCCGGAGCGCTCATGGAGATGGAAGCAGAGCTGTGACCGTCCCGGGCCGGGTCCGCGTACCGTCATTCCGGCGGAGGCCGGAATCCAGGACCCGGTCGGCCTGAGTTGCGCCTGTGACCGTTCCGGAGCGAGGTCCGGGGGAGATCCTGGTGGTCTCCCGGCAGGAGGTCGAGGAGCTGCTCACGCCGGCGGCGACCCTGCAGCGTGTGCTCGACACGTTCGCCTGGGTCGGGGAGGGTCTGGTCGACCAGACCAACCCGGTGAACCTGTGGGTGCACGACCGCACCGCGCCCGGCCCCGAGCCGCCCTTCGGCTACGGCGTGGTGCAGGCCTTCCCGGCGCTGATCCGTCCCCTCGACCGGGCGGCACTGAAGTGGCTGAGCAGCTGGTCCAAGAATCCCCGCCGAGGGCTGCCGGCCATCTCCGCCCTGGATCTCGTCACCGACACCGAGACCGGCATGCCGCTGGCGCTGGTGGACGGGACGTCGGTCACCAACATGCGCACCGGCGGTCACGCCGCCGTGGGGGCCAAGTTCCTGGCCCGCCCCGACAGCAGCAGCCTGGCGATCATCGGCTGCGGCAATGAGGGGCGCACGCACCTCTGGCTGCTGGCCGAGCTGTTCGACCTGACACACGTGGTGGCGTTCGACATCGACGAGGCGGCCGCGACGCGCTTCGCCAACGAGGCCACTGAGAAGCTCGGCGTCGAGGCCGGCATCACCGCAAGCGTGGAGGAGGCCACCGCCGGCGCCGACATCGTCTGCGTGGTCACCACGGCGCTGCAGCCGGTGCTCATGGAGCCCTGGATCTCCTCGGGCACTCATGTCTGCGCAGCCACTGGCTTCCGGGACGTGGACCCGGCGTGCGCCCGCGCCTTCGACAAGTGGGTCGTGGGCTGGTACGGCCGCGACTTGGAATGGATCACCGGCGACGAGGTGGGCCGCATCGGCGGCCTCCAGGAGGGTCAGCTCACCCGGGACGACATCCACGCCGACATCGCCGGCGAGATCCTGGGGGGCGAGCGCCCGGGTCGTGAATCCGCCGACGAGCGCACGATAATGACCCACATGGGCATGCCCGCACTCGATGCCGCCTGCGCGGCACTGGTCTACGACCTGGCACTGGAGGCCGGGGCCGGAACCTGGATCGAGGTCTTCTGAGCGATGGATCGCCCCGAGCAACCGGGCCCGGTCGACATGGACCTGCTGGTCGGGGCGTTGGACTTCGTGCGCCCGGCCCTGCAGTCCGACGGCGGCGACCTCACGCTGCTGGGCGTCCGTGAGGACGGCGTCGTGGAGATCGAGATGATCGGCGCCTGCCGCACCTGCCCGCTGTCCATGGTCACCCTCACCGGCGGCATCGAGGCCGTCCTGCTCCAGCGCGTCCCCGGTGTGACCGGCGTCGTCTCCCGGCTGCCCGAGCCGGTCCAGTCCTCCAGCGCCCCACCGTTCAGCCCCGCCGAGGCCCTGGCCACCGCACAGGCCGCCAAATCGGCACCCGCCCCGGTCAAGCCCCCACGCCGCCGCATCCTGCGCCGCCGCTGATCGGCGCTCCACCCCCGTCGGGTGGGCGAGACCTTGCCTCCCGAAAGGCACTCATGCCGCTGGTGGCCATCCGGCTTGTGGATGGGTTCGTAGATGGGCCGATTTGCAGTTGTCCGAGGCGCGTGAGCTTGGTGACGAATGTTCCTCGGACGGTAACGCTGAGAACTCGAATCCTCAACTGTCAGCGGCGAGCAGTGCGCGGAAGGAGAGGACTTGTTCTTGTCCTTCGTGGCCCATGATCTGAAGCGCGATCTGGTAGCGGCCCGGGGCTGGGAGTGGGATGTGGCGCAGATCGATGACAGAGGGAATGATCAGTAAGCCCCGCTCTGATACACGTTTGAAGCGTAATGCGGTGTTCTACGTGGAACAATCCGCGTTGCCCGGGAATCTCGAGGCGCATGTTGAAGTTCCGCTCCGCCATGGGCACGAGGCGGCACAGCGCCAGCAGCTTGCCGCGCAGATCCAGTTCACGGGGTTCGAGGCCGACGGTGCGCACGACGAGGTCCAACCAGTCGTCCCGGCCGAACCCCCGGCGCCCGGCGACGAACTCGTCGAGGTCGAAGGCGGCGACCTGGATCGGCTTGAGCGCCCGGATGTAGAACGGCCGCTTCTGGGCCTCGTCCTCGGCGGGGTTGTAGAGCAGGTCGAGCTGGCACCAGACGCCGCCCTGGAGCAGCCGGTCGTACTTGTAGACGACGGTCTCGGGCACGTGGACGAACTTGTCGTTGAAGTTCTGCAGGTGCGCCCAGAACTTGTCGTCGCGGGCGAGCAGACGCACGTCGACCTTGTCGATGAGCCGGTACTCGCCCTTCTGCTTGACCCGCGCCTTGGCCAACTCGGACTGTTCGGGGCGGATGAAGTTCTCCCTCAGGGTCTTGTTGACGACACCCAGTCCCGCCTCGATCGACGACGGCACGTCGGAGGCGCAGTACTTGCCCAACAGGAACTCCAATACGTAGACCGGGACGTTGGCGCCCACCTTGACTTGGCGGACGAGGTCCTTGCGCACGACGCGCCCCGCGAAGGCGTCGTTGGCGAGTCCGTCGAGCCGGTCGAGTTGCATCACAGAATCAGTCAAGGTCTTCCTTCACCGTCACCGGCGCCGCGACCTCGACCCGCTCCGACGCCAGCGCCAAGCCGGTGCGGGCGTCGATCACCTGCAGGTCCACCTCGGTTCCGGCGGTCAGGTTCTCGGTGACCTGGAGGGTGAGTACGCTGGTCTCACCGGCGGCGACGGTCACCGACCCGCTGTCCGGATCGTACCCGTCACCGGAGACGACCCGTGCCACCACAGGGGCGCCGCTCCATCCGGCGACGACCCGCACCGTGACCCGGTCAGTGAACAGGTCACCGTCGAAAGTCAGGGCGGCGGAGAACACGCCGGTGGTGATCCGGCGCCCGGCCACGGTGATGGTGACTCTGAGCGCGCCGCGCTCGGGTTCGTGGCCGAGTTCTGCGACGATGATCGGGACGACCAATTCCTGGGGCGAGAGGCCGCCGTGGAAGAACTGGCGGCCACCACCGGCTTTGAACACCGCCAATCCGCGAGGCACGACCAGATCGAGGTCACCCGACACGCCGCAGGAGGCCAGGGGAACCCGCACCGTGGCGTCGTCCGGCACGCCGCCGCGGCCCACGAAGACCCGCCGCTTGGTTGTTCCGACGGCACCGGATGGGGCGGCGACGGTCCGGTCCGCGCCGACACCCCTGCTCAGCGCGATGAAGCCGTGGTCGGCGGCAACGACGACACGATCCACATCGCAGCGGGCGACGCGGGCCGTCAGCTTCGCCAGGAGTTCGATGACCGTCTCGAAGTCGGTCCAAGCGACCGACAGGAACCCCGATTCGCCCGCAGCATCGACCTCCTGGGAACGGATCAGGATTAGATCGGCATCGCCGATGCTCTCGGACAGTTCCACTTCGCCCATCTGGGACGCCTCGTTCAGATCAAGATCGGCTACACGGCCGTGTCGGGCCCGGAGAAGGTCGCGCCGGTGGCTGACTGTGCTCACCGGCGTGCCGGTGACGCTCACCCGCAGTTGCTCGCCTTCGAGCCCGAGCCGCAACCCTGCCGCGGCCCCGGGCAGCAGGTTCGCCATCCCCACCGAGGTGATCGTGGGCGCCGCGGCGATCGCGGCCTGGATCCGCACCGCCGCGCCGGTCTGTCGTAGAGCGCTTGCCAGTTCCTCACCCAGTTCGTAGCGCAGCGCATCAACCCAGACATAGGCCGTACGCCCGGACGCGCCAGCGACGAAGCGGTCGTGGATCTCGCCTTGGCGGATCATCTCGCCCACGTCGAGAGCCTCGGCGGCCAAGGCGGTGACGAAGCGGCGCAGCGCGGCGTCGAGCCACTGCTCGTATGCAATGCGCGCCGTGGTCAAGATGTCCTCCAGAGCACCGAAGGCAGCCAGCCGGGTGCGTGCGACCTCCAACCTGCGGTGGGCGCGATCCACGCGCCAGCCGTCCTCGGCGTACCACGCCAGTATCTGCCCCGACTTTGCCGGCGGCGGCGGTTCGGCATCGTCAAAAGCCGTGTGGAGAGCGGCGATGGCCCGCACGGCGCGCCACTTGGCCCCCCATCCCGATGCGGTATCCGAAACCCAGGGGCTGATGCGTAAGCGGCAATCGGCGATCTCAGCGCTCTCAGTCGCGCGTTGCCGGTCGCGAACCTGCAGGAGCCCGATCGCATGCGCGAGCGCCGCCTCCTCCACGGCCGGCGTACCGCCCGCCGCGTCGAGCCCGCGCACCCACTCGAGCGGCCCGGACGCCGCCAGCGCGGCGTCGGCGGATTCGGCCAGCCGCCGGTACGCCTCGGCGCCCCCGGTCGCGGCCCGCAGTCGTTCCAGCAACCGGCAGGCGCTCCGGCGTTGAGCGGCCGAGGGCGGCTGCCATGTGGCCGCGAGCGAACTCGGCAGCGACCCGTCGGTGGCGGAGTCGATGTCGCAGAGGACCGCATGGAGGAACAGGGATTCCCGAACCTCGTCGCCCGAGCCGGCTGCCCCTCCGCCGACCGTGTCGGCCGCGAGTTCGCCGACCTTCGCCCAGAGGTCGCCCCCGTCGAGAGCTTCATCGGCCGAGCCGGTGAGCACTGCGACGAGCATCCCAATCGGATCGCTTGAGCCGAGCACCGCGATGAGCCGTGCATCGACGGCCGCCGTGCTCTCCGCGGCGGCCTCCGCCTCCCCGAGAGTGCGGGCCTCGCGACCGATCGCCGTGATCCTGGCCGGGGCCAAGTGCCCGCTATACGCCTGCTTCACAAGTGTGGCCAGTCGGAGTTTGAACGGAGTACCGGCGTCGCGTACCTCAGCGAAGGGGTCCGGCTCCTCCTCGGCTGGCACGTACACGACCAGCGTCGGCGACTTCTCGCCGGAGACCGCCGCCTCGATCTGCCGCCGCAGCGCGTACCAACTCCCCTCGAACGCCGCGAAGCCCGCACTCTCGGGCACCAGCGAAGGAGCGACGTCCGCGTACTCGCCCGCCCCGTCCTCCCAGATCACCAGCCGGTGCCTGCGCACCTTGATTGAGGGGTGCTTCGCCGTAGGACGCCGGGTGTGGTCCCACCTCGTCGTCCAGGTAGGTGATTCCGTCCAACCCCAGTGCCGCCCACTCGCTCACGCGCTCGTCAATCGCCCTGGTCAGCTTGAGGATCCGGAGATGGCGGAGACCGTCGCCTTCTGCATGGCGAACAGGGGCGTCTCGGATCGTCATTCCTGCCACGAGTCCGGACATGACGGAAGGCATAGTGAAGAGCCGCGCCGTCTCATCGCCGAGGTCTCCGACCCGGTGAAGCTCGGCAGCTTCGAGCGCCGACCGCGAGAGCGTTGCGTCCGCCTCGATTCCCGAGATCCACGGGAGGCGCTGCACGGCGCCGACGGAATACCGCTTCGCCGGGCTCCCTGACGTCGTGCTTTCGGCGGATCCAAGCGAGGCAGCCAATAGAGCGTCGCTCAGCCGGCTTGTCAACACGCCCAACATCGAACCTTTGTCAAGAACGGGAAAGGCCCCGTGGCCGACGTGCGAGAACACAGCGCCAGCTGGGAGAATTCTCGGTCCGAATCCGCTGGTCGTTCGCTCGGGCCGAGTGAGACCCGGTCGGAAGTAGTACTGCGGATTGCGAATCGCGGATCCGTCGTGATTCCGCAACTCTTCGCCGTCGCTTCCGTAGTTGACGACGAGATGCACGTCCGCCCAGTAGGGGCTGTACTCGCCGCCCTTGGCGAACGGAACCCACCGCCTCCTGGTCTTGGTCTCAGCGCGGCTGCGGGCGATGCGCGCGGGATCGACCTCCCAAAACGCCCGCACGAAGCGGAAATCGTCGCCAGAAGTAAGGCCCTGTCGGACGTTTCCGGCCGTGCCCTCGATCGGCGGATGATCCATGAATAGCGTGCGGAGCGACGGGCTCATCCAGTAAGCGACGGGCGACCCAGGTATCGCGTCGAACTCATCCAGAGCCATGTGGACTATCCGAGAGTCGTCCTCACCGCATCGCGCGGCACCGATGGCGGCCGCGAGTCCAGCGGGTCGATCGATTTCTTTGTGCAAGCGGACGAAAGTCGTCTGGCCTCGTGACCGCTCGACGCGGCTCCGCTGCCTTTCATCGTCGGGCACGCCTGCGTGGTCATCCCGGCGGACGACGTAGGCCGCAGCCTCAACCATCGCTTGAGTCATCACGCCGTAGCCGAGGTCAGCCAATGTCATTAGCCGATGACCGAGCAGGACCTCGCGCCGCCACGCCTCGAACGTGCTGAGGAACATCCCGACGCGGGACGTGATGGCACCTACATAGCCCACAACGGGCTGACAGAGTTCCAAGCCGCGCCCCACGAATGCCGCGACCAGGTCGCAGGTTCTCGCGGGCATCCACGGGTACGTCGCTTTGAGATAGGGCTTCGTCTCGGGCACGGGTTCACCGAAGGGTGGGTTCTGGAGGACGGCGTCGTAGCGGCGCAGCAGGGCTGTGACGAAGCGCACGGCGTCGCCGGCTTCGGCGGCCAGTAGTCGCTCGCCGGGGGTTGCGGTCGTGGCGTCGGCGACGGCCTCCACGGCATTGAGGAGTTCGTTCTGGAGATGCGTGATCTGCTCGGGGGTGACGGCGGCGGCGAGGTGGCCGTGGGCGGTGCCGGCGATGGAGGCGCGGATCTCGTCCTCGATTCGTTCCTCGATCCGCAGCAGCGGTCCGAGCACGGGCGCGTCTTCGAGTGCGTCGGAGAGCGCCCGGACCAGAGTCGCCTGCTGTCGGGGCAGTTCGGCCAGGATCTCGTCGAAGCCGGCGGCGGTGGCGGGGAGGGATCGGGCGCAGACGATGTTGGGGCGCGGCAGCCGCCCGCCGGGGCACGAGCGGCGGGCACGGAACAGCAGCGCGGCCGATGCGACTTGGGCGCCGCGCGGATCGATGTCGATTCCCCACAGTGAGCCGACGATGTGTTTCGCAGCGTCAGCGGGCGTCACACCGGCGTGTCGCCAGGCTCGTTCGAGGAGGTCGTAGGCGGCCAGCAGGAAGTGGCCCGATCCGCAGGCCGGGTCGAGCACGGCGACTTCGGGGAGATCGACCGGCTCGCCGCTCTCGGTCGGCGGGTCGACGAGCAGCGGCAGGTCGTCGATCAGGGGCGACGACGGGTCGGCGTCGAGGAGCCGCCTACCCAGGCTGTTCTGAACGAGGAAGTCGACGACGTAGCGCGGGGTGAAGAACTGATTGCGGACGGCCAGCTCGCGGCTGTCGCGGGGCGCCTGCGAGGCCTCCCGCATGGCGGCGCGCTCCTCGGATGTGTTGAAGAATTGATAGCACCAGCCGAGACAGTCAGGAGCAGCCCAGAGGTCGGCGTCCTCGTCGCCGGCAAACAGTCCGACAAGGTCGCGCACCGCGCCGGCGCTCGGGGCGAGCGCCAGCAGCGGGTTGCGGGGATCGAACAGGGCGGGGACGTCGCTGGCGAGTTCGTCGCCGCACATCTTGAGGTAGGCCCAGTAGCCGTTGGTGTCGTCGGCTGCCAGCAGGGGGGCCAGTTCGGCCACGTCGCGGTACCCCTGGGATCGGTCGCCGTAGGCCAGCGAGGGCGGCAGCAGGCCGAGGTCTTCGGCGATGCGGACGGCGACGAGCCGGTTGAGGTGCGTGAACGTGGCCTCGCGCAACAGCCGGCCGACGGCCGCCTTCGGGGAGGCTCCCTCGCTTCGCAGGTGCTCGACGATCGAGACGATTTCGCGGCGCTCGGCAAGTCCGCTGGGGTCGAGCCGTAGGGACGCCTCCTCGGCGATCGAGCCGTCGGCGTCGATGCCGAACCGCCCGGCGGCCTGTGCCGCGAGGTCGGTCTCAAGGAATGCGCGGCCGCGTCCGACGAGTCGTTCGAGCCGGCCCCGCTGCGCCTCGTCGAGACCGGGGGTCACTGGAAGCGGACCTGCCTGCCGTCCGCGAGTTCGTCGGCCACGGCCTCCCGTATGCGCTCGAGGGCAGGTTCGATCTCGTCCTCGGTCGAGATCGGTCCGGGCACGATGTCGCCGGTACTGATCCAGGACACCCGTCCGGCTGTGCGAACGTCCTCGAGCTTTCGCCGGGCCTCGCCGGCCCTGGCGCGGGCGCTGTCGACCCGCGCCGCCAACTCCGACGCTCCGAGTTCTCCCAGAACCTCCGGCGGAACGAGCCCGTCGAACTGTGCCAACACCTCAGCGAGGATGCCTGCGTCGAGATCGCTGAACTCGGATCGGATGCGAGAACGAATCTCCTCCAAGACGGCGTTGAGGCGGTCCGCAGCGGCTTGCGCCGCATCCTCGCGAGCGCCAGCGAGGTGCTCCGCGACGGCGATGGCGGTCGCGGCGTGAGTCGCGAGATCGCTGTCCGAGAGCAGATCCTGAAGTTCGGAATGCTTGTGTCGGACTGCCTCAGGGAATGCGTCCACCGACCGGTTGGCCTCTCTGCGGGCGACGCGTAAACCGTCGGCGTGCTCGGCCAGGAAGCCGTCCAAGGTGGTGACGGACTCCAGGCCCGCGGTCAGGTCGGCCCACGTCGCCAGCGCCGTCGTGAGGACTTCGGTATCACCCTCGGCGCTCAGGCGGTCGAGAATCCCGCGGGTGCGCGTGACAGGCTCGGGGACGGTGACGCCGATCCCCGCCAGGGTCGAGGCGACGCGGACGGTCGGCTCCCGGTGCGGCGCGAACGTCCGGCGGACGACATCGGCCAGCGCCGCCGTCGAGTGGCCGGTCACGTTCGCGCCGAAGGCTTCGAGCTTCCGGGCGAGGTCGGTGCGCTGCTCGAGTGGAATGTCGGAGTGCGTCGGGTTGGCGAACGTCGCGGACCTGAACGCGGGGATCGTCCCGAACACCCCGTCGAGGCGGCGGTCGCCTGCGTCGGAGATGCGCTGACCCTGGTGGATCACTTCGACCATGCCAGCGCGCACGGCGTCGGCGCAGAGCGCCTGGGTGACCTCGATGGGGGCGCCGAACGGCGGACCGGCACAGTGCGACGCCAGGTAGCCGCCGGTGGCCTCGTGGCCGTAGGACGCCCGCCTCTGCACCTCGCCGACGAGCGCGGCGAGGGGACCGTGCTCGGTGACGAGCACCCAACCGTCGGGGGTTGCCTCGACCAGGCCGATGCCGCCCTCGCGGAGCGTCCCGAGGTCGGTCGTGCGCAGCACGAGCATCACGTCGTCGCGCCGCAGGTTCGCCGTGAACTCTCCCAGCCGCGGGTACATCTCGTCCAGCCGCTCGTCGAGCAGGCGCTGCGCCGTCGGGCGAAGGTCGCTGCCGTCGGCCTCGTCGACGCGCCCGCGGAAGATCACCTGCCCGGCCGCGAGGTCGCGTGCGAGCCGTTAGAGGGCCGCCGACTCGTGGCGGGCCTCGCGCCCGCGTTCGGCGCCGAGAAGTTCCACCTCGGTGGCGTTCTTGCCGGCGGTGTCGCGCCTGTCGATCATGCTGCGGCTGCGGTGAAGGTCCCGCAGCGCATCCCAGGTGTCCTCGGCGAGTTCGTAGACCCAGGTCACGACGTTCTCGCCGGCCTTCTCCCGCGAACCGGCCCGGAGTTCGGCACGACGTTCGGCGGTCGCCTCCTCGATGTGCAGCGCCAGATCCCCGGCCACGACGCCCTCACCCTCGACGGTCACGTCGACCTTGAAGGAGCGGCCGCGGGCCACGGTGAGGCCGCCGAGCGCTTCTTGCAGCAGGCGACGCCTGCACCGCCGGGGCGTGCGTGCGACCGAAGAACCGCTCGGTGGCGCTCCCGTCGCCCACCGGCGGGTTCGCCAGGAGATAGCCGAGGAGCTTCGCCCAACTCGACTTGCCCGAACCGAAGAACCCCGACACCCACACTGTGCAGGTCTCGTTCGGGCTGAGGATCGACTCCTGGTAGGCCTCGAGCACCGTCTCGAACTCCTCGAGGATGTGCTCGGTGGCGACGTACTCCTCGAGTTCGTTGGCGATGGTGGCCTCGTCGGCGTCATCGACCTTGACGACCTCCTCGATGGTTCGGCGGATGTCGCGCCGGAAGAGTTCTTCGATCCTCACGCCTGCGTCTCCCTCGGCACGATCAGCGCCCGGTAGCCGTAGGCGGGCTCGGCTCGGCCCATGAACCGCAGACCGTACTCACCGATCCGCGTGCCCGGGTACAGCAGCGTGACCGGTCGGGACAGTCGACCGCGCAGATCGTCGAGCAGCGTGGACGTACGATACGCGGGATAGAGCGCCCCGGCCCGGTACAGGAACACCGCGGTTCGCTCGTTGCAGCCCTCGACCTGCTCCACCACGCGATCCGTGAGCGTCGGCGGCTCGCGGAGAATCTCCCCGACCGCCGCGGACACCTCACGAACCGCCGCCCCGTCGTTCGCCTCCCGCGCCCGGCGCTCCAAGTCGACCAACTCGTCGAAGTAGCCGGAATCGTCCACCGCCGTCCAGAACAGGTCCGCCAGCGACACCGCCGCACAGGCGACCCGCCGCGGCGGCGACTCCAGCCAACGCCGCAGTTCCCCCAGGTCGCGCCGAACATCCCACTCCTGCTTCGGGTGGTACTGGTACAGCACGAACGGCGGATCACCCCCGGCGGCGAAGTGCGCCTCGATGCGCTCACCGATCCGGCGCAACTCCTCACGCAACGGCACCGGTGACCTCCCGCCAGCTCATCGGCCTGTTGACTGCGCGCCGAGATTCTCTGCACTCATGCAGCCGCACCGGTGACCTCCTCCAGCCGTCCCACCAACCAGTCGAGGCGCACCGCAGAGCCGGCGCGAGAGAAGCGCAGAACCCCCAGGCGAGCCGACCGGACGAACAAGTCCTCCACTGCCGAGTCGTCCAGGAGCCAACGCTGCCAGACGCCGCCATTCGCGAGAGCCCGCGACGACGCCCCCTGCTCGTGCTCCCGCCACGCCACGTAAGCGAAGCCGCGGGGCGTCATCGCGGGCCGAGCGATCTCCTTGCGGTGCCCCTTGGCGACGCCCGCGAGGACCCCGAAGTCCCGCAGCGTCGACAGCAGCCCCCGGGCCGTGCGCGTGCGGACGCTGTCGCTCCACTCAGGTACCCGCCCGGTGGCGCCCAGTTCGCTCAGCCAGCCAACGGCATCGTCGATGCCGACCGACAGGCGCCCCTG
This genomic interval carries:
- a CDS encoding dihydrodipicolinate synthase family protein encodes the protein MPEFTRKPLEGLLPLIPLSLDADERIHLDGVRHSIGLVAASGAPGCIVFGSMGQMTNVSPGEFDAVCETAVAAGGEAGVAVVVGSTATYQQEAVRRARYAEAAGADGSMLAAPYALPLTPEWAADFFCAVAESLDGDMALMLYNYSPLNAVNISVKMWERLLEVPNIKAIKESNMALPHFDEVLLTIGERVNVFCGNDPAFFHGSRLGAVGATGIFCWAGMRTATRFIDECRKGNHADPWVRRAYEALQQLSASIRRPDMPLMLSYEYAYLKAVAELGGARPGMPRKPYGPLPEFAAERVRTAAGALMEMEAEL
- a CDS encoding ornithine cyclodeaminase family protein, encoding MTVPERGPGEILVVSRQEVEELLTPAATLQRVLDTFAWVGEGLVDQTNPVNLWVHDRTAPGPEPPFGYGVVQAFPALIRPLDRAALKWLSSWSKNPRRGLPAISALDLVTDTETGMPLALVDGTSVTNMRTGGHAAVGAKFLARPDSSSLAIIGCGNEGRTHLWLLAELFDLTHVVAFDIDEAAATRFANEATEKLGVEAGITASVEEATAGADIVCVVTTALQPVLMEPWISSGTHVCAATGFRDVDPACARAFDKWVVGWYGRDLEWITGDEVGRIGGLQEGQLTRDDIHADIAGEILGGERPGRESADERTIMTHMGMPALDAACAALVYDLALEAGAGTWIEVF
- a CDS encoding PglZ domain-containing protein, which translates into the protein MIRQGEIHDRFVAGASGRTAYVWVDALRYELGEELASALRQTGAAVRIQAAIAAAPTITSVGMANLLPGAAAGLRLGLEGEQLRVSVTGTPVSTVSHRRDLLRARHGRVADLDLNEASQMGEVELSESIGDADLILIRSQEVDAAGESGFLSVAWTDFETVIELLAKLTARVARCDVDRVVVAADHGFIALSRGVGADRTVAAPSGAVGTTKRRVFVGRGGVPDDATVRVPLASCGVSGDLDLVVPRGLAVFKAGGGRQFFHGGLSPQELVVPIIVAELGHEPERGALRVTITVAGRRITTGVFSAALTFDGDLFTDRVTVRVVAGWSGAPVVARVVSGDGYDPDSGSVTVAAGETSVLTLQVTENLTAGTEVDLQVIDARTGLALASERVEVAAPVTVKEDLD
- a CDS encoding DUF1788 domain-containing protein — protein: MPLREELRRIGERIEAHFAAGGDPPFVLYQYHPKQEWDVRRDLGELRRWLESPPRRVACAAVSLADLFWTAVDDSGYFDELVDLERRAREANDGAAVREVSAAVGEILREPPTLTDRVVEQVEGCNERTAVFLYRAGALYPAYRTSTLLDDLRGRLSRPVTLLYPGTRIGEYGLRFMGRAEPAYGYRALIVPRETQA
- a CDS encoding DUF1819 family protein, translated to MVARPAAAFAEWPMWEWWQQGRLSVGIDDAVGWLSELGATGRVPEWSDSVRTRTARGLLSTLRDFGVLAGVAKGHRKEIARPAMTPRGFAYVAWREHEQGASSRALANGGVWQRWLLDDSAVEDLFVRSARLGVLRFSRAGSAVRLDWLVGRLEEVTGAAA